A segment of the Microscilla marina ATCC 23134 genome:
GTGTTGGGTATCAAGCCTGAGTACTCGATCAATAACGAGGGGGTAGAACCTAATGAGTTGTTTTATTCGAGTGTTGGTAGTTAGCCTTTGTTTGAGCTATGTGGAGCTTTTAGCCTTTTTTTGAGCTATGCTTAGCCTTTGTTTGGCGACGATTAGTAACTATCATATTTGCGAAAGCAAGAAAAGGCTAACAGCTAACCTCCGCGAAGAACAAAAAAGCTAAAGGCTACTCCTCTGCGAAGAATAGAAAGGCTAACGGCTAACCTCCGCGAAGAATAGAAAGGCTAAAGGCTACTCCTCTGCGAAGAATAGAAAGGCTAAAGGCTAACTCCACGAAATCAAGAAAAAGCTAAAGGCTAACGGCTACCCCAGCGAAGAACAAAAAGGCTAAAAGCTCACGAACAACGAAAAAGAATCAAAAAAAATGAATATACACTACAACATTTCTATGCCAGCGCCTCATACCCATTACTTTGAGGTAAGCATTACTATTTCTAAAACCAAACGTCCTTTCGTGGATTTTAAGATGGCTGCCTGGACTCCAGGTTCTTACCTGCTGCGCGAATATGCCCAACACGTAGAGAGCTACCATGCCAAGGCAAACAAACGTGATCTTAAAGTAGTAAAAACTGCTAAAAACACTTGGCGGGTAATGTCAGACAATGCCCCAAAGTTTAGCTTTCATTATAGGGTGTATGCTTTTGAAATGACTGTGCGCAACAACTTTTTGGATGCCAATCATGGGTATATCAATCCTGCGGCTTTGTGTATGTTTGTAGGTGGGCAGCAGGCAAACCCAGTAACTTTGACTATAGAGCCTTATCATACCTGGAAAAAAGTAACTGTGCCCTTACCTGGCAGCAAAGAACCTTACACTTACGAAGCGCCTAATTTTGATGTTTTGGTAGACTCGCCCATAGAGATTGGCAACCACCAAGAGTTTGGCTTTAAAGCAGCGGGTATTTCTCACAAAGTGGCTTGGTATGGTTTGGCAGATTATGACCAGGAACAAATTAAGAAAGACTTTAAGGCAATTGCCGAGGCTTGTACCGACATATTTGGCGATCACCCCTGCAAAAACTACCTTACCAAAGACTATACTTTTATTGTACACATACTGGATAAGAAGTTTGGCGGGCTCGAACACCTCAACTCTACCAGTTTGCACTTTCCGAGGGAGTTATATCACACTAAAAAAGGATATGCCCGTTTTTTGAACCTGACGGCACACGAATACTTTCATTTATGGAATGTGAAGCGGATTCGCCCTATAGAGCTAGGTCCGTTTGACTATGAGCAAGAAAACTACACGCGCTCGTTATGGGTGGCAGAAGGTTTTACCGTATATTATGAAAGCATTATTTTGTGTAAAGCAGGACTGGTAAAAAACAACAAGTTGCGCAAATCTACCGCTGATAGAATCACCTTGGTAGAAAACCTGCCAGGCAATAAGGTTCAATCGGTGACTGACTCTAGTTGGGACGCCTGGATCAAGGCTTACCGCCCCAATGAAAACTCGCCCAATACTACGATTTCTTATTATTCTAAAGGGGCGTTGGTAACGCTTATGCTTGACTTATTCATTATTCATCACACCAAGGCAACGCAAAGCCTGGACGATGTTATGCGTCATTTGTACGAAGAAATTTATAAAAAGGAGCAGCGAGGTTTTAGCGAAAGCGAAATAAAGAAAGTACTTGAATTGGTAGCAGGCAAGGATCTTACCACCTTGTTTGAAAAATATATATATGGCACAGAGTCAATAAATTATGCCCAGTACCTCAACTATGCGGGAATGGAGCTACACT
Coding sequences within it:
- a CDS encoding M61 family metallopeptidase yields the protein MNIHYNISMPAPHTHYFEVSITISKTKRPFVDFKMAAWTPGSYLLREYAQHVESYHAKANKRDLKVVKTAKNTWRVMSDNAPKFSFHYRVYAFEMTVRNNFLDANHGYINPAALCMFVGGQQANPVTLTIEPYHTWKKVTVPLPGSKEPYTYEAPNFDVLVDSPIEIGNHQEFGFKAAGISHKVAWYGLADYDQEQIKKDFKAIAEACTDIFGDHPCKNYLTKDYTFIVHILDKKFGGLEHLNSTSLHFPRELYHTKKGYARFLNLTAHEYFHLWNVKRIRPIELGPFDYEQENYTRSLWVAEGFTVYYESIILCKAGLVKNNKLRKSTADRITLVENLPGNKVQSVTDSSWDAWIKAYRPNENSPNTTISYYSKGALVTLMLDLFIIHHTKATQSLDDVMRHLYEEIYKKEQRGFSESEIKKVLELVAGKDLTTLFEKYIYGTESINYAQYLNYAGMELHSEVKETPYLGVSTVKNGKTLKITAIRKDSPAYHQGLNVHDEILSIDDAKVKDVAKLIENYEVGNELKVKIRRDGNIKKFLIKLGSNPHVTYKIKMQKSRTAAQKKAYKKWLRK